In one window of Miscanthus floridulus cultivar M001 chromosome 12, ASM1932011v1, whole genome shotgun sequence DNA:
- the LOC136495313 gene encoding chloride channel protein CLC-c-like has product MDAHHSPPAQPGAERHGSFSYDIESTDGPWRGAGAGQDRSSEALLRYDDDGPREPLLRKRTMNTTSQIAIVGANVCPIESLDYEIVENDLFKQDWRSRKKKQIFQYIVLKWSLVLLIGLCTGLVGFFNNLAVENIAGFKLLLTSDLMLKHRYFTAFLAYGGCNLVLAATAAAICAYIAPAAAGSGIPEVKAYLNGVDAYAILAPSTLFVKIFGSILGVSAGFVLGKEGPMVHTGACIANLLGQGGSRKYHLTCNWLRYFKNDRDRRDLITCGSAAGVAAAFRAPVGGVLFALEEAASWWRSALLWRTFFTTAVVAVVLRGLIELCRSGKCGLFGQGGLIMFDLSSTVPSYSTQDIIAIIVLGIIGGVFGGLFNFLLDRILRAYSFINEKGAPYKILLTVTISIITSACSYGLPWLAPCTPCPADAVEECPTIGRSGNFKNFQCPPGYYNGLASLFFSTNDDAIRNLFSSGTENEFHMSTLFVFFTAIYCLGLVTYGIAVPSGLFIPVILAGATYGRIVGTLLGPISDLDPGLFALLGAASFLGGTMRMTVSVCVILLELTNDLLMLPLVMLVLLISKTIADSFNKGVYDQIVVMKGLPFLEAHAEPYMRHLVAGDVVSGPLISFSGVERVGNIVQALRITGHNGFPVVDEPPLSEAPELVGLVLRSHLLVLLKGKGFMKEKMKTSGSFVLQRFGAFDFAKPGSGKGLKFEDLDFTDEEMDMYVDLHPITNTSPYTVVETMSLAKAAVLFRALGLRHLLVVPKTPGRPPIVGILTRHDFMPEHILGLFPNIHKSH; this is encoded by the exons ATGGACGCCCACCACTCGCCGCCGGCGCAGCCGGGGGCAGAGAGGCATGGCAGCTTCAGCTACGACATCGAGAGCACGGACGGCCCGtggcgcggcgcgggggcggggCAGGACCGATCGTCGGAGGCCCTGCTGCGGTACGACGACGACGGGCCCCGGGAGCCGCTGCTGCGGAAGCGCACCATGAACACCACCTCCCAGATTGCCATCGTCGGCGCCAACGTCTGCCCCATCGAGAGCCTCGACTACGA AATTGTGGAAAATGACCTTTTCAAGCAGGATTGGCGATCAAGAAAGAAGAAGCAGATATTCCAGTATATTGTTCTCAAATGGTCCTTGGTTCTTCTTATTGGCTTGTGTACTGGACTTGTTGGCTTCTTCAATAACCTTGCAGTTGAAAACATTGCTGGGTTCAAACTGTTGCTTACAAGTGATCTAATGCTCAAGCATAG GTACTTCACAGCATTTCTGGCATATGGAGGTTGCAATCTAGTCTTGGCAGCTACTGCTGCAGCGATCTGCGCTTACATAGCACCTGCTGCTGCTGGGTCTGGTATCCCTGAAGTTAAAGCATACCTTAATGGAGTTGATGCTTATGCTATATTAGCTCCAAGTACACTGTTTGTGAAG ATATTTGGTTCAATACTTGGAGTTTCAGCTGGATTTGTACTTGGAAAGGAAGGTCCCATGGTACATACAGGAGCATGCATTGCCAACTTACTTGGTCAAGGGGGGTCACGCAAGTACCATTTGACATGTAACTGGCTCAGATACTTTAAGAATGATAGAGATCGGCGGGATTTGATTACTTGTGGCTCTGCTGCTGGAGTTGCAGCAGCATTCCGTGCGCCTGTGGGTGGTGTGCTCTTTGCTCTTGAGGAAGCAGCATCATG GTGGCGAAGTGCTCTCCTGTGGAGAACATTCTTTACAACTGCTGTTGTTGCTGTTGTGTTGAGGGGCCTGATCGAGCTCTGTCGTAGTGGAAAATGTGGTCTCTTTGGTCAAGGAGGGTTGATTATGTTTGATCTTAGCTCAACCGTCCCGAGTTACAGTACCCAGGATATCATTGCAATTATTGTCCTTGGAATAATTGGTGGGGTCTTTGGGGGCCTGTTCAACTTTCTCTTGGATAGAATTCTTCGAGCCTATAGTTTTATCAATGA GAAAGGTGCTCCATACAAGATTCTTCTTACTGTCACAATATCAATCATCACATCAGCATGCTCCTATGGGCTACCTTGGCTTGCTCCATGCACTCCGTGCCCTGCTGATGCTGTGGAGGAATGCCCTACCATTGGCCGCTCTGGGAATTTTAAGAATTTTCAGTGCCCGCCGGGCTATTACAATGGTCTTGCATCGTTATTCTTCAGTACAAATGATGATGCCATCCGCAATCTTTTCAGCAGTGGCACGGAGAATGAGTTCCACATGTCCACTCTTTTCGTATTCTTTACTGCAATTTACTGCCTTGGCCTTGTGACATACGGTATTGCTGTTCCATCTGGTCTCTTTATCCCTGTTATACTTGCTGGGGCTACGTACGGGCGCATAGTGGGGACCCTTCTTGGCCCGATATCGGACCTTGATCCTGGACTATTCGCACTTCTTGGTGCAGCATCTTTCCTCGGTGGAACAATGAGGATGACTGTCTCAGTCTGTGTGATACTTCTGGAGCTCACCAATGACCTTCTTATGCTCCCGTTAGTCATGCTCGTTCTTCTGATATCAAAGACTATAGCCGACAGCTTTAACAAAGGGGTTTATGATCAGATTGTAGTGATGAAAGGTTTGCCATTCCTGGAAGCTCATGCCGAACCATACATGAGGCACTTGGTTGCTGGCGATGTGGTGTCTGGGCCACTGATCTCCTTTTCAGGCGTCGAAAGAGTGGGGAATATTGTTCAGGCGTTGAGGATCACAGGCCACAATGGATTTCCAGTGGTCGATGAGCCACCTCTATCAGAGGCTCCAGAACTTGTTGGGCTTGTGCTTAGATCCCATCTGCTGGTCTTGCTGAAAGGCAAGGGCTTCATGAAAGAGAAGATGAAAACCAGCGGTAGCTTTGTGCTGCAAAGATTTGGTGCCTTCGATTTTGCCAAGCCTGGTTCAGGAAAAGGTCTGAAGTTTGAGGACCTGGATTTCACTGATGAGGAAATGGACATGTACGTCGATCTCCATCCAATTACAAATACATCGCCGTACACGGTGGTTGAGACCATGTCACTTGCAAAGGCTGCCGTCCTCTTCCGGGCACTGGGACTAAGGCACCTGCTCGTTGTGCCGAAGACCCCAGGG AGACCTCCAATTGTTGGAATCCTGACGAGGCACGATTTCATGCCGGAGCATATTCTTGGGCTGTTCCCAAATATACACAAGTCGCACTAA